Proteins from one Mycobacterium sp. HUMS_12744610 genomic window:
- a CDS encoding FAD-binding and (Fe-S)-binding domain-containing protein, translating into MTAKLLDALAADLRDNVDGEIRFDPGSRAAYSTDASNYRQVPIGAVVPRTPEAAAEAVAVCRRHDVPVLSRGGGTSLAGQCCNTAVVLDWSKYCTRVVSVDTDAGIAVVEPGIKLDALNDRLRSSGWMVGPRPSTHVSCAIGGMIGNNSCGSTAQAYGKMVDSVRRLEVLTYDGLRMWVGATGDDEFARIVGEGGRRAEIYRGLKDLAGEYADEIRSRYPDIPRRVSGYNLDSLLPENDFHVAKALVGSESTLVTVLRAELTLVRVPAASALAVLGFEDLPAAADAVPAILEHQPAALEGMDDRLVELEHSRRLAEKALRQLPDGRAWLLVQFDGDDQDEADRKAKAMLDALHGMAECDTTVLDDPGSKQEVWAAREAALGATAFPPNGRQTLAGWEDSAVPPDRLGDYLREVLKMLDRYGYGDASLYGHFGQGCVHTRIPFVLWTAQGLAAYREFAEEAARLVVNYGGSLSGEHGDGQSRGELLGIMFGDRIVGAFEKVKALFDPHNRMNPGKVVNAYRLDENLRMGVDYLPAEPETMFAYPDDHHRFARAAARCMGVGKCRGHESGVMCPSYRAIGEEEHSTRGRARLLFEMLQGDVITDGWRSTEVHDALDLCLACKGCRSECPVNVDMATYKAEFLFHHYRHRFRPMAHYSMGWIPLWARLAAVAPRALNTVSHAPALSGLLKKAGGIAPQREVPNFAPQRFSSWFAGRPVGVNAPTPGRVLLWPDTFVNNFDPAVGQAAVAVLEAAGFEVQVPRRTVCCGLTWISTGQLGVAKRVLQRTLSTLRPALRSGTPVVVLEPSCAAVFRSDLPELLYDDTDAHRLADQTYTLGDLLANKAPDWEPPRVSAGATEAIVQQHCHQHALLGYTHERELLGGAGVHADVLDAGCCGLAGNFGFENGHYDVSVACAEDKLLPALRDADPGTLVISDGFSCRTQIRELASGRHPVHTAQVLARALPPPG; encoded by the coding sequence GTGACCGCGAAGTTGTTGGACGCACTGGCAGCCGACCTGCGCGACAACGTCGACGGGGAGATCCGCTTCGATCCCGGCTCGCGGGCAGCCTATTCCACCGACGCCTCCAACTACCGCCAGGTGCCCATCGGGGCCGTGGTGCCCCGCACCCCGGAGGCCGCGGCCGAGGCCGTCGCCGTCTGCCGCCGCCACGACGTGCCGGTGCTGTCCCGCGGGGGTGGCACCAGCCTGGCCGGGCAGTGCTGCAACACCGCGGTGGTGCTCGACTGGAGCAAGTACTGCACCCGCGTGGTTTCCGTCGACACCGACGCCGGGATCGCCGTGGTGGAGCCCGGCATCAAGCTCGACGCGCTCAACGACCGGTTGAGGTCGTCGGGCTGGATGGTCGGTCCCCGGCCCTCCACGCACGTGAGCTGCGCGATCGGCGGCATGATCGGCAACAACTCGTGCGGTTCCACCGCGCAGGCCTACGGCAAGATGGTCGACTCGGTGCGCCGCCTTGAGGTGCTCACCTACGACGGGCTGCGGATGTGGGTCGGTGCGACCGGCGACGACGAGTTCGCGCGCATCGTCGGCGAGGGCGGCCGGCGCGCCGAGATATACCGCGGCCTCAAGGACCTCGCGGGCGAGTACGCCGACGAGATCCGGTCCCGGTATCCGGACATCCCCAGGAGGGTTTCGGGCTACAACCTGGATTCGTTGTTGCCCGAGAACGACTTTCACGTGGCCAAGGCTCTGGTCGGCTCCGAGAGCACCCTGGTGACGGTGCTGCGCGCCGAGCTGACCCTGGTGCGGGTGCCCGCGGCCAGCGCCCTGGCCGTCCTGGGTTTCGAGGACCTGCCCGCGGCCGCCGACGCGGTGCCGGCCATCCTCGAGCATCAGCCGGCGGCGCTGGAGGGCATGGACGACCGGCTGGTCGAACTCGAGCACTCCCGGCGGCTGGCCGAGAAGGCGCTGCGACAGCTGCCGGACGGGCGGGCCTGGCTGCTGGTGCAGTTCGACGGCGACGACCAGGACGAGGCCGACCGCAAGGCCAAGGCGATGCTGGACGCGCTGCACGGCATGGCCGAGTGCGACACCACGGTGCTGGACGACCCGGGCAGCAAGCAGGAGGTGTGGGCCGCCCGCGAGGCCGCGCTGGGTGCCACCGCGTTCCCGCCCAACGGACGCCAAACCCTAGCGGGCTGGGAGGATTCGGCGGTGCCCCCGGACCGGCTGGGTGACTACCTGCGCGAGGTCCTCAAGATGCTTGACCGCTACGGCTATGGGGACGCCTCGCTGTACGGGCATTTCGGGCAGGGCTGCGTGCACACCCGGATCCCGTTCGTACTGTGGACCGCCCAGGGGCTGGCCGCCTACCGGGAGTTCGCCGAGGAGGCGGCGCGGCTCGTCGTGAACTACGGAGGCTCGCTGTCCGGTGAGCACGGCGACGGGCAGTCGCGCGGGGAGTTGCTGGGAATCATGTTCGGGGACCGCATCGTCGGGGCGTTCGAGAAGGTCAAGGCGCTGTTCGACCCGCACAACCGGATGAACCCGGGCAAGGTCGTCAATGCCTACCGGCTCGACGAGAACCTGCGCATGGGGGTGGATTACCTTCCCGCAGAGCCCGAGACGATGTTCGCCTACCCCGACGACCACCACCGCTTCGCGCGCGCCGCGGCCCGCTGCATGGGCGTCGGCAAGTGCCGCGGCCACGAATCCGGGGTGATGTGCCCCAGCTACCGGGCCATCGGAGAGGAAGAGCACTCCACCCGCGGGCGGGCGCGGCTGCTGTTCGAGATGCTGCAGGGCGACGTCATCACCGACGGCTGGCGCTCCACCGAGGTGCACGACGCGCTGGATCTGTGCCTGGCCTGCAAGGGTTGCCGCAGCGAGTGCCCGGTCAACGTCGACATGGCCACCTACAAGGCCGAATTCCTGTTCCACCACTACCGGCACCGGTTCCGGCCGATGGCGCACTATTCGATGGGCTGGATTCCGCTGTGGGCGCGGCTGGCCGCGGTGGCACCGCGCGCGCTCAACACCGTGTCGCACGCGCCCGCGCTGTCGGGCCTGCTCAAGAAGGCCGGCGGCATCGCCCCGCAGCGCGAGGTGCCGAACTTCGCGCCGCAGCGGTTCAGCTCGTGGTTCGCCGGGCGGCCGGTCGGCGTCAACGCCCCGACCCCCGGGCGGGTGCTGCTGTGGCCCGACACGTTCGTCAACAACTTCGACCCCGCCGTCGGGCAGGCCGCCGTCGCGGTGCTCGAGGCGGCCGGCTTCGAGGTCCAGGTTCCGCGCCGGACCGTGTGCTGCGGGCTCACCTGGATCTCGACCGGACAACTCGGCGTCGCCAAACGCGTTCTGCAGCGCACGCTTTCGACCCTCCGCCCGGCGCTGCGCAGCGGCACGCCGGTGGTGGTGCTCGAGCCCAGCTGCGCGGCGGTGTTCCGCTCCGATCTGCCGGAACTGCTGTACGACGACACCGACGCCCATCGGCTGGCCGATCAGACCTACACCCTGGGCGACCTGCTGGCCAACAAGGCCCCCGACTGGGAGCCGCCCCGGGTCAGCGCCGGGGCCACCGAAGCGATCGTGCAACAGCACTGCCATCAGCATGCGCTGCTGGGTTACACCCACGAGCGCGAGCTGCTCGGCGGCGCCGGGGTGCACGCCGACGTCCTCGACGCCGGATGTTGCGGCCTGGCAGGCAATTTCGGCTTCGAGAACGGCCACTACGACGTGTCGGTGGCCTGCGCCGAGGACAAGCTGCTGCCGGCCCTGCGCGACGCCGATCCCGGCACGCTGGTGATCTCCGACGGGTTCAGCTGCCGCACCCAGATCCGGGAACTGGCCTCCGGCCGGCACCCGGTGCACACCGCACAGGTGCTCGCCCGGGCCCTGCCGCCGCCCGGGTGA
- a CDS encoding hemerythrin domain-containing protein, which yields MARSTITSPTDVIDFLVSQHEQIKSLFANTLAASGEAREKAFVDLRRLLAVHETAEEEIVHPRAKRKLAEGAEVVDKRLKEEHEAKTVLQKLEKLDVDSEEFTTMLTELRDAVVEHATHEEKDEFAKLGEQLDGAELESMGRAAKLAEAIAPTRPHAGVESQVANLVAGPFAAMLDRARDAITGKG from the coding sequence ATGGCTCGATCCACCATCACGTCGCCCACCGATGTGATCGACTTTCTCGTTAGCCAGCACGAGCAGATCAAGTCGCTGTTCGCCAACACCTTGGCGGCCTCCGGCGAGGCCCGGGAGAAGGCCTTCGTCGATCTGCGGCGGCTGCTCGCCGTGCACGAGACCGCCGAGGAGGAGATCGTGCACCCGCGGGCCAAGCGCAAGCTCGCCGAAGGCGCCGAGGTCGTCGACAAGCGCCTCAAGGAAGAGCACGAGGCCAAGACGGTGCTGCAGAAGCTGGAGAAGCTCGACGTCGACAGCGAGGAATTCACCACGATGCTGACCGAACTGCGCGACGCCGTCGTCGAGCACGCGACCCACGAGGAGAAGGACGAGTTCGCCAAGCTGGGCGAGCAGTTGGACGGCGCGGAGCTCGAGAGCATGGGCCGTGCCGCCAAGCTCGCCGAGGCGATCGCCCCCACCCGGCCGCACGCCGGAGTGGAGTCGCAGGTCGCCAACCTCGTCGCGGGACCGTTCGCGGCGATGCTCGACCGCGCCCGCGACGCCATCACCGGCAAGGGTTGA
- a CDS encoding sensor domain-containing protein produces MSAPHDSSGSYGQAPYGQAPYGQGPFSYDPLGRVPYAGPPAGPPAGPPVLPPPPVTPYPAPVNAVATLSLIFAFLCAPVGALLGHVALAQIRRSGERGHGRAVAGVALSYAFVTLAVFALIAWATLAVSTSHHTAAPGAPATTAAPVPTVAPNAVGALLPGLSDLQNITGDQNLVAGQTWDHPARSDREGTIDRPQCWGSVAPGTPDAYTAGSIFGYRAAEFSDTRSFLKSTQAILAVAAFRDPPAAQSQLANLLSGWRECGGSTVAVTLPGGQAIPFSLGEPADAGDGITTLDLVPRGLQVRSVRAIAARSNVVVDLYVSCSGTTDGHIPRQSAVSIANFILDKIPR; encoded by the coding sequence GTGAGCGCTCCCCACGATTCCTCTGGCTCCTACGGCCAGGCTCCCTACGGCCAGGCTCCCTACGGCCAAGGCCCGTTCAGCTACGACCCGCTCGGCCGGGTTCCGTACGCCGGCCCACCCGCGGGCCCGCCGGCGGGCCCGCCGGTGCTCCCGCCCCCGCCGGTGACCCCCTACCCGGCGCCCGTCAATGCGGTCGCCACGCTGTCGCTGATCTTCGCGTTCCTGTGCGCCCCCGTCGGCGCGCTACTGGGACACGTGGCGCTCGCACAGATCCGGCGCAGCGGCGAGCGTGGCCACGGCCGCGCGGTGGCCGGCGTGGCGCTGTCGTACGCCTTCGTCACGCTGGCGGTGTTCGCGCTGATCGCCTGGGCCACGCTGGCCGTTTCCACCTCGCACCACACCGCGGCGCCCGGCGCGCCCGCCACCACCGCCGCGCCGGTGCCCACGGTGGCGCCGAACGCCGTGGGCGCGCTTTTGCCCGGCCTGAGCGACCTGCAGAACATCACCGGCGACCAGAACCTCGTGGCCGGCCAGACGTGGGACCATCCGGCCCGCTCCGACCGGGAGGGCACCATCGACCGCCCGCAGTGCTGGGGAAGCGTCGCGCCGGGGACCCCGGACGCCTACACCGCCGGCTCCATCTTCGGCTACCGCGCGGCGGAGTTCTCCGACACGCGCAGCTTCCTCAAGTCGACGCAGGCGATCCTGGCGGTCGCGGCCTTCCGCGACCCGCCCGCGGCCCAGTCGCAGCTGGCGAACCTGCTGTCCGGGTGGCGCGAGTGCGGCGGCTCCACCGTCGCGGTGACCCTTCCCGGCGGGCAGGCGATCCCGTTTTCGCTGGGCGAGCCCGCCGACGCCGGGGACGGCATCACGACGCTGGACCTGGTGCCGCGCGGGCTGCAGGTGCGCTCCGTGCGGGCGATCGCGGCCCGGTCCAACGTCGTGGTCGACCTCTACGTGTCCTGCAGCGGCACGACCGACGGCCACATCCCGCGCCAGTCCGCGGTGAGCATCGCCAACTTCATCCTCGACAAGATCCCCCGGTAG
- a CDS encoding aldo/keto reductase encodes MRYVDVDGVGRVSRIGLGTWQFGSREWGYGDRYASGAAGDIVRRARALGVTLFDTAEVYGLGKSERILGEALGAERAEVAVASKIMPVAPFPAVVRQRESASARRLGLDRIPLYQIHQPNPVFPDSVIMPGMRDLLERGRIGAAGVSNYSLARWRKADAALGRPVISNQVHFSLAHAGALEDLVPFAERENRVVIAYSPLAQGLLGGKYGLENRPGGIRALNPLFGTENLRRIEPLLQTLRDVAAQVGAKPAQVALAWLISLPGVVAIPGASSVEQLEFNVAAADVELPAQARDALTAAARAFRPVSAGRFLTGKVREKLGR; translated from the coding sequence ATGCGATATGTCGACGTCGACGGGGTCGGACGCGTCAGCCGGATCGGCCTGGGCACATGGCAGTTCGGGTCGCGCGAGTGGGGTTACGGGGACCGCTACGCCTCCGGCGCCGCCGGTGACATCGTGCGGCGAGCCCGCGCCCTGGGGGTGACGCTGTTCGACACCGCCGAGGTCTACGGGCTGGGCAAGAGCGAGCGCATCCTCGGCGAGGCGCTCGGTGCCGAGCGGGCCGAGGTCGCGGTGGCCAGCAAGATCATGCCCGTCGCCCCCTTCCCCGCCGTGGTCAGGCAGCGCGAGTCCGCCAGCGCGCGGCGGCTGGGGCTGGATCGTATCCCGCTCTACCAGATCCACCAGCCGAACCCGGTGTTCCCGGACTCGGTGATCATGCCCGGCATGCGTGACCTGCTGGAGCGCGGCAGGATCGGCGCGGCCGGGGTCTCCAACTACTCGCTGGCGCGGTGGCGCAAGGCCGACGCCGCGCTCGGCCGCCCGGTGATCAGCAACCAGGTCCATTTCTCGCTCGCCCACGCCGGCGCACTCGAGGACCTGGTGCCGTTCGCCGAGCGCGAGAACCGCGTCGTGATCGCCTACAGCCCCCTGGCCCAGGGCCTGCTGGGCGGCAAATACGGCCTGGAAAACCGGCCCGGCGGCATCCGCGCGCTCAACCCGCTGTTCGGCACCGAGAACCTGCGCCGCATCGAGCCGCTGCTGCAGACGTTGCGCGACGTCGCCGCGCAGGTGGGCGCCAAGCCGGCCCAGGTGGCGCTGGCGTGGCTGATCAGCCTACCGGGCGTCGTCGCCATCCCCGGGGCCTCCAGCGTCGAGCAGCTCGAGTTCAACGTCGCCGCCGCCGACGTCGAGCTGCCCGCCCAGGCCCGCGACGCGCTCACCGCCGCCGCCCGCGCGTTCCGACCGGTCTCGGCCGGCCGCTTCCTCACCGGCAAGGTCCGCGAGAAGCTGGGCCGCTGA
- a CDS encoding SDR family oxidoreductase: protein MVVGASSGLGRCIGVGLARRGDQVALLARRRERIEAAAREAGAGAIAVECDVTDEASCRSAISYAADALGGIDNLVYTPAVGPLVRMVDTDADTWRRIFDTNVIGAALVTAAAVPYLTAPAGTGAGKAVYLSSDAGTFGPPWPGLGAYGVSKAALERLVEAWRAEHPDIGFTTLIVGECPGGEGDAATGMNIGWDVDLAMKAVPLWASRGCMPGKLMPVEDLIEIVHTILRTDAATSMPLVVARGAPAATAAFTDSAQP from the coding sequence GTGGTGGTTGGCGCCTCGAGCGGCCTCGGGCGCTGCATTGGTGTCGGCCTCGCGCGGCGCGGCGATCAGGTGGCGCTGCTGGCCCGGCGCCGGGAGCGTATCGAGGCCGCTGCTCGGGAGGCGGGAGCCGGCGCGATCGCCGTGGAATGCGACGTCACCGACGAGGCATCGTGCCGGTCGGCGATCAGCTATGCCGCCGACGCGCTCGGCGGCATCGACAACCTCGTCTACACCCCGGCCGTCGGGCCGCTGGTCCGCATGGTCGACACCGACGCCGATACGTGGCGGCGGATCTTCGACACGAATGTGATCGGCGCGGCCCTGGTCACGGCCGCAGCGGTGCCGTACCTGACGGCCCCTGCCGGCACGGGGGCCGGCAAGGCGGTCTACCTGTCCTCCGACGCGGGAACGTTCGGGCCGCCCTGGCCGGGGCTGGGGGCCTACGGCGTCAGCAAGGCGGCGCTGGAGCGCCTCGTCGAGGCGTGGCGGGCCGAGCATCCCGACATCGGCTTCACGACGCTCATCGTGGGGGAGTGCCCCGGCGGCGAGGGCGACGCGGCGACCGGGATGAACATCGGCTGGGACGTGGACCTGGCGATGAAGGCCGTGCCGCTGTGGGCGTCCCGCGGCTGCATGCCCGGCAAGCTGATGCCCGTCGAGGATCTCATCGAGATCGTGCACACGATCCTGCGCACGGACGCGGCGACGTCGATGCCGCTCGTGGTGGCCCGCGGCGCGCCCGCCGCCACCGCGGCGTTCACCGACTCCGCCCAGCCGTAG
- a CDS encoding diguanylate cyclase domain-containing protein — protein MDPHPDARLQASLARYGRVAVAVALAVAVTDWVGWASGVEPLTRINPSWPQMTPWTALWLAALAAAVAAQSGRPSRARVWAGRGLAAAVGVLAAAVLAEYATARSFGLDDVWFTAAVRMLQSSWPGRPSPQTAWAVLLVAAAVGMMRLDRGTSAAWKLCVAAGGAIAFVSVVAYLFDAVSLVGVTPSTGQSISTALTLVLVVTAAVAARPDRFPLAWLLARPDRRSLVRLMGILAGFPVVVALSRAAFLAAGLGAHAEWTLSIVMGTMIVGAVTFYLSQREQRVLIEKEQVSKQRADAEARYRLLADNAVDIIVHLRGSKIGWISPSVEAALGGPPRQWVGTDLSRCIHPDDMDTVVAVLGGTAVGDSVLRRFRVRSTDGDYHWIDSHAKPYVDADGNADGMIAALRIVDDRVEAEQRLERLARFDNLTGLANRAEAIDRLESALQQSPTLGAQLGILYCDVDRFKDINDTWGHVVGDAVLTTLAARICECVREGDTVGRTGGDEILVLLPGIESIDAAAQIAEKIRSRAAEPIQESGCTIVATLSIGVTIAVPGEAVTSITARADAAMYQAKSAEGNAVIRI, from the coding sequence ATGGATCCCCACCCCGACGCGCGTCTGCAGGCGTCGCTGGCCCGGTACGGCCGGGTAGCGGTGGCGGTGGCGCTCGCCGTCGCCGTGACGGACTGGGTGGGCTGGGCGAGCGGCGTCGAGCCGTTGACGCGGATCAACCCGTCGTGGCCGCAGATGACGCCGTGGACCGCGCTGTGGCTGGCCGCGCTGGCGGCCGCGGTCGCGGCGCAATCGGGACGGCCGTCGCGCGCTCGGGTGTGGGCCGGGCGCGGCCTGGCCGCGGCGGTGGGCGTGCTCGCCGCCGCGGTCCTCGCCGAGTACGCGACCGCCCGGTCGTTCGGCCTGGACGACGTGTGGTTCACCGCAGCGGTGCGCATGCTGCAATCGTCCTGGCCGGGGCGCCCGAGCCCGCAGACGGCGTGGGCGGTGCTGCTGGTGGCCGCCGCCGTCGGGATGATGCGGCTGGACCGCGGGACCTCCGCGGCCTGGAAGTTGTGCGTGGCGGCCGGCGGTGCGATCGCGTTCGTGTCGGTCGTGGCCTACCTGTTCGACGCCGTGTCGCTGGTGGGCGTCACGCCATCGACCGGCCAGTCGATCTCGACGGCGTTGACCCTGGTACTGGTGGTCACCGCCGCGGTGGCGGCCCGGCCCGACCGGTTTCCGCTCGCCTGGCTGCTCGCCAGGCCCGACCGGCGCTCGCTGGTCCGGCTGATGGGGATCCTCGCCGGGTTCCCTGTCGTCGTGGCGCTGTCGCGGGCGGCGTTCCTGGCGGCCGGCCTCGGGGCGCACGCGGAGTGGACCCTGTCGATCGTGATGGGCACGATGATCGTCGGCGCGGTCACGTTCTACCTGAGCCAGCGCGAGCAGCGGGTGCTGATCGAGAAGGAGCAGGTCAGCAAGCAACGCGCCGACGCCGAGGCGCGCTACCGCCTCCTCGCCGACAACGCCGTGGACATCATCGTGCACCTGCGCGGCAGCAAGATCGGATGGATCTCGCCGTCCGTGGAGGCCGCCCTGGGCGGGCCGCCGCGGCAGTGGGTCGGCACGGACCTGAGCAGGTGCATCCACCCGGACGACATGGACACGGTGGTGGCCGTGCTGGGCGGCACCGCCGTCGGCGACTCGGTGCTGCGGCGTTTCCGGGTCCGCTCCACCGACGGCGACTACCACTGGATCGACAGTCACGCCAAGCCCTACGTCGATGCCGACGGCAACGCCGACGGGATGATCGCGGCGCTGCGCATCGTCGACGATCGGGTCGAGGCGGAGCAGCGGCTGGAGCGGTTGGCCCGGTTCGACAACCTGACCGGGCTGGCGAACCGGGCCGAGGCGATCGACCGCCTGGAGTCGGCGCTGCAGCAATCGCCGACCCTCGGCGCGCAGCTGGGCATCCTGTACTGCGACGTCGACCGCTTCAAGGACATCAACGACACGTGGGGCCACGTCGTGGGCGACGCCGTGCTCACCACCCTGGCGGCCCGGATTTGCGAATGCGTCCGCGAAGGCGACACCGTCGGGCGGACGGGAGGCGACGAGATCCTGGTCCTTTTACCCGGCATCGAAAGCATCGACGCGGCCGCCCAGATCGCCGAGAAGATTCGCTCGCGGGCCGCCGAACCCATCCAGGAATCCGGGTGCACGATCGTGGCGACCCTGAGCATCGGCGTGACCATCGCCGTGCCCGGGGAGGCGGTCACGTCGATCACGGCCCGCGCCGACGCGGCGATGTACCAGGCCAAATCGGCCGAGGGGAACGCCGTCATCCGCATCTGA
- the glgX gene encoding glycogen debranching protein GlgX: MTSAEVPVPTPTGELWPGKAYPLGATYDGAGTNFAVFSEAAERVELCLFDADGTESRVRLPEVDGFVWHSYIPGIEPGQRYGYRVHGPYDPENGLRCNPNKLLVDPYSKAIDGSFEWNQSLFGYNFGDPDSRNDEDSAPSMPKSVVISPYFDWGNDRPPGHEYADSVIYEAHVKGLTQTHPDIPDQMRGTYAGVAHPVMIEHLKSIGVTAIELMPVHHFANDSTLVDKGLSNYWGYNTIGFFAPDFKYSSSKSPGGQVQEFKAMVRALHEADIEVILDVVYNHTAEGNHMGPTLCMRGIDNAAYYRLVDDDKRYYMDYTGTGNSLNVGHPHALQLIMDSLRYWVLEMHVDGFRFDLASTLAREFYDVDRLATFFELVQQDPTVSQVKLIAEPWDVGPGGYQVGNFPPQWTEWNGKYRDTVRDFWRGEPATLDEFAYRLSGSSDLYEHTARRPVASINFVTAHDGFTLRDLVSYNEKHNEANGEDNNDGESHNRSWNCGAEGPTDDADVNELRARQQRNFLTTLLLSQGVPMICHGDELGRTQDGNNNGYCQDNELTWIDWDGADTGLLEFTRTVSALRAEHPVFRRRRFFSGKPLGRRGQDGLADISWFTPEGTEMTEEDWGAGFAKSVTVFLNGHGIPDRDPRGQRVVDDSFLLCFNAHHEPIEFTLPSKEFGASWQVVVFTGPEERTPADEVPGGGKLTVEAYAAVVLQAPEGA, from the coding sequence ATGACGAGCGCCGAAGTACCCGTCCCCACGCCCACCGGTGAACTCTGGCCGGGCAAGGCCTACCCGCTGGGTGCCACCTACGACGGCGCGGGGACCAACTTCGCGGTCTTCTCCGAGGCGGCCGAGCGAGTCGAGCTGTGCCTGTTCGACGCCGACGGCACCGAGTCGCGGGTGCGGCTGCCCGAGGTCGACGGGTTCGTCTGGCACTCCTACATCCCCGGTATCGAACCCGGCCAGCGCTACGGCTACCGCGTCCACGGCCCGTACGACCCGGAGAACGGGCTGCGGTGCAACCCGAACAAGCTGCTGGTGGACCCGTACTCGAAGGCCATCGACGGCAGCTTCGAGTGGAACCAGTCCCTGTTCGGCTACAACTTCGGTGACCCCGACAGCCGCAACGACGAGGACTCCGCGCCCAGCATGCCCAAGTCGGTGGTGATCAGCCCGTACTTCGACTGGGGCAACGACCGGCCGCCGGGCCACGAGTACGCCGACAGCGTGATCTACGAGGCGCACGTCAAGGGCCTTACCCAGACCCACCCCGACATCCCCGACCAGATGCGCGGCACCTACGCCGGGGTGGCGCACCCGGTGATGATCGAGCACCTCAAGAGCATCGGAGTCACCGCGATCGAGCTGATGCCGGTGCACCACTTCGCCAACGACTCGACCCTGGTCGACAAGGGTCTGTCGAACTACTGGGGCTACAACACGATCGGGTTCTTCGCGCCCGACTTCAAATACTCCAGCTCGAAGTCGCCGGGCGGACAGGTGCAGGAGTTCAAGGCGATGGTGCGCGCCCTGCACGAGGCGGACATCGAGGTCATCTTGGACGTCGTCTACAACCACACCGCCGAGGGCAACCACATGGGACCGACGCTGTGCATGCGCGGCATCGACAACGCCGCCTACTACCGGCTGGTCGACGACGACAAGCGCTACTACATGGACTACACCGGCACGGGCAACAGCCTCAACGTCGGGCATCCGCACGCGCTGCAGCTGATCATGGACTCGCTGCGCTACTGGGTGCTGGAGATGCACGTGGACGGATTCCGTTTCGACCTGGCCTCGACTCTGGCCCGCGAGTTCTACGACGTGGACCGGCTGGCCACGTTTTTCGAACTCGTGCAACAGGATCCGACGGTCAGCCAGGTCAAGCTCATTGCGGAACCGTGGGACGTCGGGCCGGGCGGCTATCAGGTGGGCAACTTCCCGCCGCAGTGGACTGAGTGGAATGGCAAGTACCGCGACACCGTCCGCGACTTCTGGCGGGGCGAGCCCGCAACGCTCGACGAGTTCGCCTACCGGCTGTCGGGGTCGTCCGACCTCTACGAGCACACCGCGCGCCGGCCGGTGGCCTCGATCAACTTCGTCACCGCCCACGACGGGTTCACGCTGCGCGACCTGGTGTCCTACAACGAGAAGCACAACGAGGCCAACGGCGAGGACAACAACGACGGCGAGAGTCACAACCGCTCGTGGAACTGCGGCGCCGAGGGGCCGACCGACGACGCCGACGTCAACGAGCTGCGCGCCCGCCAGCAGCGCAACTTCCTGACCACTCTGCTGCTGTCGCAGGGGGTGCCGATGATCTGCCACGGCGACGAACTCGGGCGCACCCAGGACGGCAACAACAACGGCTACTGCCAGGACAACGAACTCACCTGGATCGACTGGGACGGCGCCGACACCGGCCTGCTTGAGTTCACTCGCACCGTGTCGGCGCTGCGCGCCGAGCACCCGGTGTTCCGCAGGCGGCGGTTCTTCTCCGGCAAGCCGCTGGGCCGGCGCGGCCAGGACGGCCTGGCCGACATCTCCTGGTTCACCCCCGAGGGCACGGAGATGACCGAAGAGGACTGGGGCGCCGGGTTCGCCAAGTCGGTCACGGTGTTCCTCAACGGCCACGGCATCCCCGACCGCGACCCGCGGGGGCAGCGGGTGGTCGATGACTCGTTCCTGCTGTGCTTCAACGCCCACCACGAGCCGATCGAATTCACCCTTCCGTCAAAGGAATTCGGGGCCTCTTGGCAGGTGGTGGTGTTCACCGGGCCGGAGGAGAGGACTCCGGCCGACGAGGTTCCCGGGGGTGGCAAGCTGACCGTGGAGGCCTACGCTGCCGTGGTGTTGCAGGCCCCGGAGGGCGCCTGA